The following are encoded together in the Cryptococcus neoformans var. neoformans JEC21 chromosome 9 sequence genome:
- a CDS encoding nicotinamide mononucleotide permease, putative produces the protein MSLEEKLSQEHLDRVISEKDKLDDGVDRHLAVKIPESLVGLSPEEVNAIDRKATLKLDLLLMPVLMALYILNYLDRQNISSAKIAGIMDDLGLTTTQYNTCVAVLFAGYVSLQIFSNIFASKINYPGVYICVMCAIWGVISGCTGAVQSYAGLAVCRVVLGFAESAFFPGAVYLNSCFYTKKQMALRTAILYSGSQIGNAFGGLFALAILNLDGAHGLEGWRWLFIVEGVLTVGLAIIFATFIPNKPGTMKWLSQQERDRLTYRLEVDRSSKDATDEVTVWTAFKMASCDPKTWLLCAVLYCNYIAASVTNFFPVVVSGLGFNRTVTLAITCPPYVLCCFSILIIGWHSDKKNERTLHIICPFFITIIANILAISTTKIAPRYVAMCLLPSSFYGATCCVLSWISSSITGPAVKRAIAIAIINAVCNTPNIWTSYLYYDAPRYVAAFGVDLAASVLTIAFAALTYLYLRRQNSKIERGEPLPVSGPSVVQLEAGFRYQL, from the exons ATGTCGCTTGAGGAGAAGTTGAGTCAAGAACACCTTGATCGGGTAATTAGCGAGAAGGACAAACTCGATGATGGCGTCGACCGTCACCTTGCCGTCAAAATCCCGGAATCCTTGGTTGGACTCAGCCCTGAAGAGGTCAACGCTATTGATAGGAAGGCAACATTGAAGTTGGATTTGCTCTTAATGCCAGTATTGATGGCCCTTTACATTCT CAACTATCTTGATCGACAGAATATTTCTTCAGCCAAGATCGCCGGGATCATGGACGACCTTGGACTTACAACAACTCAGTACAATACATGCGTCGCCGTGTTGTTCGCTGGATATGTTAGTCTTCAGATCTTTAGTAACATCTTCGCTTCAAAAATCAACTACCCAGGTGTCT ACATTTGTGTTATGTGTGCTATTTGGGGTGTCATCTCTGGTTGCACTGGTGCCGTCCAGTCCTATGCCGGTCTTGCTGTATGCCGTGTAGTACTTGGGTTCGCGGAGAGTGCATTCTTCCCCGGTGCTGTGTACCTCAACTCCTGCTTCTACACCAAGAAGCAAATGGCCCTTAGAACAGCCATTCTGTACTCGGGATCCCAGATCGGAAACGCTTTCGGTGGTCTTTTTGCTTTGGCCATCCTCAATCTTGACGGTGCCCATGGTCTTGAAGGTTGGAGGTGGCTCTTCATCGTAGAAG GCGTCTTGACTGTTGGTCTTGCCATCATTTTCGCAACGTTCATCCCCAACAAGCCCGGAACCATGAAATGGCTTTCACAGCAAGAAAGAGACCGCCTCACCTATCGATTGGAAGTTGATAGATCATCCAAGGATGCGACAGATGAAGTCACTGTTTGGACTGCTTTCAAAATGGCCTCATGCGATCCTAAGACTTGGCTCCTTTGTGCAGTTCTTTACTGCAATTACATCGCGGCTTCGGTCACCAACTTCTTCCCTGTTGTCG TTTCTGGCCTTGGTTTCAACCGAACTGTGACCCTCGCCATCACTTGCCCTCCTTACGTCCTCTGTTgcttttccatcttgatAATTGGCTGGCATTCCGATAAGAAAAATGAACGAACACTTCATATCATTTGTCCTTTCTTTATCACCATTATCGCCAATATCCTGGCTATATCGACTACAAAGATTGCGCCACGATATGTTGCTAtgtgtcttcttccttcctcattttATGGTGCAACCTGCTGTGTGCTTTCCTGGATCAGTTCGTCCATCACAGGTCCTGCGGTCAAGCGTGCTATCGCTATTGCCAT TATCAACGCCGTTTGTAACACCCCCAACATTTGGACATCATATCTCTATTACGACGCTCCCCGTTACGTTGCGGCATTCGGAGTGGATTTGGCCGCCAGTGTTTTGACTATTGCTTTCGCAGCGTTAACTTACCTTTATCTCCGTCGCCAGAATAGCAAGATTGAGCGCGGGGAACCTTTGCCTGTCTCGGGTCCCTCTGTCGTACAACTTGAGGCTGGCTTTAGATATCAGTTGTAA